The sequence below is a genomic window from Sebastes fasciatus isolate fSebFas1 chromosome 11, fSebFas1.pri, whole genome shotgun sequence.
attgaattatatttttctcttatttatttataatattttgaatgtattcattttttctttattatttttaattatattattttttctttatttattattatttttatgtattattattttacaaggTGAGGGGGTCATCtggaaaatgtgattcattttggGCCCTATGATTAATTACATAGTTAAGTTAAAGTCGGTACAGGACTCATCTAAAATCATTAAaacttcttttgttttcttattgacTTATCCACTATGTTAAaaggttatttattattattatttaagttataaTATTTTTcttcgttttttttatttattcatcttttaaattatcttattgtattatcttattttttaatgtgttacttttttgttaattattatttaactttttttctgtttattttttgaatgtattaattattttattattatcttgaatcattattttctctttattaatctttatttatcattatttttatgtactattattttttttattgtatttggaGAAAGTAAGTACGAATTGAGGGGGTCATCTGTGTGTCAGTTTGGGGCCATATGATTAATTACATAGTTAAAGTCACTACAGGACTCATctaaaatcatttatttattgacttatCCACTATGTTTAAAGGGAAGGGTTggttatctattattattatttttaaaatatattattgatctttttttttcttgtattcattttttaatttatttttgattatattattttgttctcttatttattatttgtgtaatttattattgttttattcattattatttaattatattgtcttatttattttaaatttttttgatgtattttttattttttaaattatattattttctctttatttttttattattatgttcgtttatttatttgttattattgtttttatagttGGAGAAAATTAAGTACAACTTCAAGGTGTCATCTGGGAAATTTGAATCCAGTTTGGGGCCCTATGATTAATTAAATAGTTAAGTTAAAgtcactattttttttctttatttattcatttttaaatgcattatttttattgtttttgtagaAATTGCATGTGTTTTATGTGTATCAAAAGGTGATAATGGTGACGATGAAGTAAGCATCGCTTGCTTTCAGATATTACTATTAATTAATTTTCCTTGTGAGACcaacagattgttttttttattacaacgAGACCGTGATGATCATGAACAACATCAATGACAGAATCACAAAATGTCAACCTGACATTCGGCCCACAACATTTAAACAACCGACAGAGAGAAAGACTCCAGATTTAACTGATTTCACCTTCAGACAAACATGCAGATTCTGTGTCTTCAAACGTGATCGACTCCTCCAGAATAAAgacctgctggaggaggagagagaagtgaTTGTGGATTTCAGCTGTAACATTTGATGCTACTTTGTTTTTAAGCTCGTTGACGACGTATCTCTGAGATAAAACGACAGTCTGCAGGTTTTCACTCCAACTGAAGAGTCCAGCCGTTGATGTGGAGGGCAGGAAGTCGTCAGTGAAAACAGCTGCTGAGCTGATCACATGCAAACCTGCAGACAGCCCCGATGAGGTGAGTCAATATCCTCAACACATAATCCTTCAACCGACCTCAAGACAATTTAAATGTAGAATAAGATCAACTTGTTTTCAGCAAACAGACTGATCCCAGAACAGGGAGGAACCTGAAATTACTTTGACTTTGTGAGCTTTCAAGACAACAGAAGTGAACTTGCAGTTACTGAAAGGTcaaaatgacgtcctcaaaatCGTTTGTTGCAGCCTTTAATATTGTAAATGTGTCCCGTCGCCTCCAGGTTcccattaaagggatagttcaggtgtttctcagtgtggttgtatgagctacttctccatagtcactctacagtagatggagcagcagctaaacacattttagacccctaaaataatcaatatcagtttaagtttacgctatttcttattttttattgacaAGATAATAATATACAAAGAACTCGAGGAAATAGAAGCAGCACAtacagaaaagatacgacacaAATACACATGAGAACTATAAAATACCATATTACATTAAACAATTgcataaaaaatttaataaataataataaaaacaggagAACACACCGAGacacatgtatatgtatatatatatgtattttagggctgtcaattgattacattttgtgttaattgatttccaataataaatatacattatataaatatacatattttacataaagcagcatatttgtccactcccatgttgataagagtattaaatacttgacagatctcccttcattttgaacagataagaaaatgttccattcatttttgattaatgcaattaaatattttaatcgattcacAGCTCCAATTTTTACActctgagaaaagaaaaaatatggaGAATGTTTTCTTAGTAGTTTTTGTTATACTGTTGATTTATACTGTAGATGTCATCCCCATTGCCATGACAACATCATCAGAACAACATAGTCACGTGATTCTCAAAGTCTCAGAGAAGAAAACTCAATACGTCTTGAAATATACATAttgatcatcatcatccttcatTATCCGTCGTTATCCATCAtcaatcatcatcaccatcaccatcatcattatcatacatcatcatcaccatcaccatcaacatcatcaacatccatcatcatccatcaggaacatcatccatcatgaacatcatccatcatcaacatcatccatcaacatCATTatccatcaacatcatcatcaacatcattatCCATCAACATCATCTATCAACATCATTatccatcaacatcatcatcaacatcatccatcaacatcatctatcaacatcaacatcatccatcaacatcttcatcatccatcatcaacatcatcatccatcaacaTCATTATCCATCAACATCATTATCCATCAACATCATctatcaacatcaacatcatcatccatcaacatcatcatcaacatcatcatccatcaacaTCATTATCCATCAACATCATctatcaacatcaacatcatcatccatcaacaTCATTATCCATCAACATCATTATCCATCAACATCATTATCCATCAACATCATctatcaacatcaacatcatcatccatcaacatcatctatcaacatcaacatcatcatccatcaacatcatcatcaacatcatcatccatcaacaTCATTatccatcaacatcatcatcaacatcattatCCATCAACATCATCTATCAACATCATTatccatcaacatcatcatcaacatcatccatcaacatcatctatcaacatcaacatcatccatcaacatcttcatcatccatcatcaacatcatcatccatcaacaTCATTatccatcaacatcatcatcaacatcattatCCATCAACATCATctatcaacatcaacatcatcatccatcaacatcatcatcaacatcatcatccatcaacaTCATTATCCATCAACATCATctatcaacatcaacatcatccatcaacatCATTATCCATCAACATCATTATCCATCAACATCATTatccatcaacatcatcatccatcaacaTCATTATCCATCAACATCATTatccatcaacatcatcatcaacatcatccatcaacatcatctatcaacatcaacatcatcatccatcaacatcatcatcatcaacatcatccatcatcatcatcaacatcatcatccatcaacaTAATTATCatccatcatcaacatcatccatcatcatcatcaacatcatctatcaacatcatcaatatcacCATCCATCAACATcttcatcatccatcatcaacatcatccatcatcaacatcatccatcaacatcatccatcaacatcattatcatcatccatcaacatcatccatcatcatcaaaatcatccatcatcaacatcatccatcatcatcaaaatcatcatccatcaacgtcattcatcatcaacatcatcatccatcatcatcatcaacatcatcatccatcaacatcatctatcaacatcatcatcatcatcaacatcatccaacatcatccatcaacatcatcatcatccatcatcatcatcatcatcaacatcgtCCATCAACATCAAAATCATCATCCATCAAcgtcattcatcatcatcatccatcatcaacatcatcatcatcatcaaaatcatcatccatcaacgtcattcatcaacatcatcatcaacatcatccatcatcaaaATCATCATCCATCGTcattcatcatcaacatcatcattcgtcatcaacatcatcatcattcatcatcatctatcatcatcttcttcatcaacatcatccatcatcatcatcatcatcaaaatcaTCATCCATCGTcattcatcatcaacatcatcatcattcgtcatcatccatcatcattcgtcatcaacatcatcaacatcatcatccatcatcaacatcatcatcattcatcatcatctatcatcatcttcttcatcatcatcatcctcatcatctctCTGCACAGAGACCTTCACTGGTAAAACCTTCAATGGGAGTTCACCTCCAGTACTTATAAATGGAAACAtcctctcagtgaaagtgtgtgtgaaggtgtgtatgtgtgtgtccgtaTCAGGATCAGAGAACGACAGTTTTCCTTCGTTCCAGTCCAGATTCACTCTGATCGTCTGGGGCTTATTCTGCACTACGAGAACAGAAGGTAGACGTGATGGAGAGACTGTTCCATATTCACCTGACCAGAACCATATTATCCATAATCCAGACTGTATGAGTCCCTTCCTCTGGACAGACTCTGCTAACACACCCAGTGACCAGTCTGTATTATCTCCAACCTGGACATCCCAGCTGTGAGTCCCTGAGTTAAAGCCCTCGGAGCCCAGGACAGACCAGTAATCATCAATcctctctggattatcaggaagctgctgttcctctcctcgtctcacactggtcagatctcCAGACAGGATGAGTTCTGGACcagcagtgtttgggtccagaatcaCAGGAGTGTGGGAGACCATGTCCTTCATCTTGTACCAGATGTTGAAGGtgaggttgcccaggtgttcgGCCTGGTCCATCAGAGCTCCTGAGTCcagctgtggatcctccagcagggggcgctgctcTACTCTTTCCAATGCAGCCTTGTAGTTGAGCAGGAACGAGACGTCTTCGGCTCTCAGCtcgtcctctgtggctctgactgcgtctgaaagagctgctatctctctgctcacagcctccatcttctccttcatcacctgactcttctgctcctcttcctccctcagtgcagccatgctggcctcctcttcctcttctagaaactggtgaagcttcttaaactgctccttaatctgCGTCTCTGTGTGTCGGGCCTGGACCTTCAGGTGATCTGATGTTTCATCAAACATCACTTTAACTTCTTCAAAAACCtttaacttctcctttaagGGCTCCAGAGTTTCCTGAAGTTTCTTCTTGTGTCGTCGTGCAGCTTCATCGATGGGTCTGATTCTAtggttggtgtgtttttctgaatccCTGCAGATGTGACACACcggctgctgatggtccagacagaagagtttgagtttctcagagtgcagactgcagagagcctctGAAGCTCTCTGAGCTCTCTCCTGTAGGAACCTCTCACACAGGTTCTTTAAAGCAAAGTTAGGAGGCATTAAGTCCTTTGAATGTCTTCTTTTACAAACTGGACACTCCTGGACGTGTTTCTCTGTCCACCAGCTCTGCAGACAGactttacagaagctgtggctacatGACAGCATGACAGGATCTTTAAAGATGTCGTGGCAGACAGTACAGCAGAGATCATCCTCTAATGTGGACGCCATTTAGACTCCgagtgaagctgaaaacacagcaggcagacGGCTCAGCCACTCCCTGTTCCCTGAAAGTTACTTTTACTTTGAGTCTTTGTTCTTGTAAAAGTCTTGTTCACTTTGTGGATTCAGCAGCTGGTTGAAGTGGTGGTATCCCAATATTTCCAGTATTCCCAGTATTCCCTCCTGTAGATGTCATCTCTGTGGAAGTGGTGGTTTTGGTCTGAAGGTGAATCTTATCgtctgtctcagtgtgtgtgtttgtatctgtgTCATCTCAGTGAGGCAGAATAATAACCTGTTTTCCTGGTTTGTCTCAGGTGAGTCAGTTGATGGGCGGAGCTTCATCATTccagtgtgtttgcatgtagAGGAGCAAGTAGTAGCAAAGAATAAGAAGAATCCTAattctgtaaatcaataaataacctATGAGTGTGAGAGTGTGAATGCACATATCTTTCAAAGGACAGCCTttgaaacacacattttttaccttattttgtaccttaaaggaagtatttaatcctcttatcaacatgggagtggacaaatatgctgctttatgcaaatgtatgtatatatttattattggaaatcaattaacaacacaaaacgatgacagatatcatccagaaaccctcacaggtactgcatttagcataaaacaatatgctcaaatcataacatggcaaactgcagcccaacaggcaacaacagctgtcagtgtgtcagtgtgctgacttgactatgacttgccccaaactgcatgtgattatcataaagtgggcatgtctgtaaaggggagactcgtgggtacccatagaacccatttacattcactgatctggaggtcagaggtcaagggacccctttgaaaatggccatgacagtttttcctctccaacatttagcgcaagtttggagcgttatttaacctcctccgTAACAAATGGGGGGCTCGTCCGAGATATGATTGatatgttaactttgacggcctaATAAATGTAAACTGTACAGCATGTTCATGAAGTACATGTGAAATTTTAagtttagcgtaagtttggagcattatttaacctccttcactcattggttggtaccgatggattctttaggttttctagtttcatatgataccagtatcttacgcgttattatcgcgttaactttgacagccctagtgtcaACACCACACCCCATAATCCCACACCTTTGTCACTGAAAGGTCACTCCCCACCGTGCATGGTGACGTGGCGGCGCAGGTGGCTGCCGGAGATGAAGGTTTTGCCGCAGTACGAACACCTGAACTGTTTGCAGTCCGTGTGGACGGTCATGTGGACCTTCAGGGATCCTGACTGGGCGAAGCGTTTCCCGCAGTGGACGCAGCCGTAGCGTTTCTCTCCGGTGTGGACGCTCTGGTGGCGCTTCAGGTTGCTGGAGTCAGAGAAGCGCTTGCCGCAGAGCACGCAGACGAACGGCTTCTCGCCGGTATGGACCCTCATGTGGGTTTTCAGGTTTTTCAGGCAGGCCAGAGTCTTACCGCAGCAGTTACAGACAAACGTCCTCTCACCGCTGTCCTCCCTGCCGACACCATCCTGAGGTCTCCACCTGTCCCGCCTGACGAAAGCATGGAGTCTCGCCGTCATCCCTTTCCTGGCAGGAAGCTGAGGCTCGTCTGCGGGTAACGGCGCCCTCTGCTGGTTGCTGTGGAGACCTGCAGGCTGCTGGTGCTCTGGTGTGGACAGACTCGCCTCGCCGATGGTGAAAgggaagctgctgctgcctgaaTCCGACGCAGCTAAAACACTCGCACCGGTGCTCAACATGTACGAGCAGCCCGGATCCTCACTCAAAGGATTCTGGGTATCGAGGGAGCCATGTTGGAGCTGTGGCTCGTACATCAGGCAGTCGTAACTGCTGGTGTCTGACCTCTGGCTGGTGTTGAGGGTTTCTTGGACGGACACGGAGGTGGAGCTTACTTCCCCGCTCACCCACAAAAGAGAGGAGCCGCCACCTTCGTCCGGTACTTCCTGTTTGGTcagcgggggcggggcttcTGTCTCCGTCGTTTGTCCgtcaacaacacaacaaaagtcttctggagagaaagaaaagcagaatgTTTAGTTAGTAGTTTAGTTAGCTAGCTGGTTAAGTATAGTTAACTAGTTAGGTAATGATTCATTTGGTATTATGGCCCAGATCTTCCACATTGATCCAGCCCCCACATGGACTGATGGTCTGAGGACGGTCCACATGAGGGCCAGACTGCAGCTTAGCACACGTTGTATTAAATCGAAGAACGCCTGCGATGATTGGCTGCGAGCAAAACCAGACAAATGACTACAAATTGACTGGAGACCTTTCGGTACGACCTGGTACTGGgttatttttcttaaaggtaCTAAAACTGTTCTTACTGTCCtgctcagactgggaccaggaCTCTTCGTCGTCCTCCACTTTGATGACTGCGGTCGTCAGTTTGGTCGACTCGCCCGCAGCCGGCTGCGGTCAGAGAACGGAGAGAGAATGAAGCAGTGAAAGAGGAAAACAGTAATCTAACATccctgctgctctgctcaccGTCACCTGGGTGCCATCATGTCCAGAATCTGAGGACGCATCGGGGTCTCCACACCGCAGAGTCTCCTGGTTGGACGCTCTGGACCGCGCCGCCTCACCTGGGAGAGGTACAGTAGGTCATCATGACACTTTATATAGTTATGGATCGTACAAAAATACAGCTGTGTTTATCTATAACaagggctacaagtatatacaagtatactttacagtgtactttcataaactataaagtgggctacaagtatatacaagtatacttgccgTATAAAATCTATTAAACTAGCAGTTTACTGAGAGTACACTTTACAgtgtactttaaagtgtactttcataaacgaagtgggctacaagtataaaactTGTAAACTATcagtatatctataatataGTTGCAGTGcaactgatattagtatacttattacataagtACACTTGGGAATATACTAGAACTATACTTAAGTTTCCTtagtaaaataaacttgaagtatacttcttttttgtgAGGGAAGGTTTTGGATGGAGGTCTTGTACTTTTCATATTGTggtattttatacttttactacagtaaacGGTCTGGGTAATAGTTACACGGCTGCTTATTTGAattactttcataaactaaaaagtaggctacaagtatataactaacAGTACACCTATACGTttacttgtagtatagttcataatATAGtttcagtacaaaatacaacttgaaTGGAAACTAGTTGTGTCCTCAcagtttactactcttacatttaaagcatacttttataaactaaaaagtgggccaatttagtcccaaaaagtattgaagtagtactcaaaagtatactattagtacactgatattagtagacttgtattgtggtattttatacttttactacagtaaacTGTCTGAGTAATAGTTCCACGGCTGCTTATTTGACAGGGAAttattctatattatattattataatattattattattatagtactcaaagtatactattagtacactgatattagtatatttGTACTTTTCATATTGTggtattttatacttttactacagtaaacGGTCTGAGTAATAGTTCAATagttcagtaatagtaatagtgaaTTATAATCATAACGGTTATTATACCTGTAGGTGTTCTGCTTCTCCTGGACCCGTTGCCCAGGTGATGAGCAGGTAGCTGAGGCGGCGCGGTGCCGCTAGCGGTGGCGGTGGTCGCGGTACCGCtagcggtggcggtggcggtggtcgCGGGGCCGCTAGCGGTGGCGATTGACGCGGTGCCGCTTGCGGTGGCGATTGACGCGGTGCCGCTTGCGGCGGCTCTGGCCGTGGCCGCCGCGGCTCGCACGGCGCTCGTCCGGGCGTTCCGGAGCTCCGTGAGCCGCAGTTTCCTCCGCAGCACATCGTTCTCTTTGCGGCTGCGGCTGATCTCCAGCTGCAGCAGCGAGTAGCCTTCATCCACCAGCTCGCAGATCTCCGCCACCGCTGTGTTCGCCAGGACCTCCATGATGGAGGCGAGCTGCTGGTGCAGCGCAGCGGCCGGAGACATgtttaatactaataat
It includes:
- the LOC141776410 gene encoding uncharacterized protein LOC141776410 isoform X2 produces the protein MSPAAALHQQLASIMEVLANTAVAEICELVDEGYSLLQLEISRSRKENDVLRRKLRLTELRNARTSAVRAAAATARAAASGTASIATASGTASIATASGPATTATATASGTATTATASGTAPPQLPAHHLGNGSRRSRTPTGEAARSRASNQETLRCGDPDASSDSGHDGTQPAAGESTKLTTAVIKVEDDEESWSQSEQDKDFCCVVDGQTTETEAPPPLTKQEVPDEGGGSSLLWVSGEVSSTSVSVQETLNTSQRSDTSSYDCLMYEPQLQHGSLDTQNPLSEDPGCSYMLSTGASVLAASDSGSSSFPFTIGEASLSTPEHQQPAGLHSNQQRAPLPADEPQLPARKGMTARLHAFVRRDRWRPQDGVGREDSGERTFVCNCCGKTLACLKNLKTHMRVHTGEKPFVCVLCGKRFSDSSNLKRHQSVHTGEKRYGCVHCGKRFAQSGSLKVHMTVHTDCKQFRCSYCGKTFISGSHLRRHVTMHGGE
- the LOC141776410 gene encoding uncharacterized protein LOC141776410 isoform X1 produces the protein MSPAAALHQQLASIMEVLANTAVAEICELVDEGYSLLQLEISRSRKENDVLRRKLRLTELRNARTSAVRAAAATARAAASGTASIATASGTASIATASGPATTATATASGTATTATASGTAPPQLPAHHLGNGSRRSRTPTGEAARSRASNQETLRCGDPDASSDSGHDGTQVTPAAGESTKLTTAVIKVEDDEESWSQSEQDKDFCCVVDGQTTETEAPPPLTKQEVPDEGGGSSLLWVSGEVSSTSVSVQETLNTSQRSDTSSYDCLMYEPQLQHGSLDTQNPLSEDPGCSYMLSTGASVLAASDSGSSSFPFTIGEASLSTPEHQQPAGLHSNQQRAPLPADEPQLPARKGMTARLHAFVRRDRWRPQDGVGREDSGERTFVCNCCGKTLACLKNLKTHMRVHTGEKPFVCVLCGKRFSDSSNLKRHQSVHTGEKRYGCVHCGKRFAQSGSLKVHMTVHTDCKQFRCSYCGKTFISGSHLRRHVTMHGGE